Proteins from a single region of Pseudopedobacter saltans DSM 12145:
- a CDS encoding thymidine kinase, translating into MFSGKTEELIRRLTRAKIAKLNVEIFKPKTDTRYDESAVVSHNANAIPSIPVENSSAILLYGSDVEVIGIDEAQFFDDELPDVCVKLANKGIRVIVAGLDMDFTGKPFGPIPALMAIAEDVTKVQAVCMKCGAPALYSLRLNSNPNKVLLGEKESYEPRCRVCYNEDKASY; encoded by the coding sequence ATGTTCTCTGGAAAAACAGAAGAGTTAATCAGGAGATTAACGAGAGCAAAAATTGCGAAGCTAAATGTAGAGATTTTTAAGCCGAAGACAGACACCCGTTATGATGAAAGCGCGGTAGTATCTCATAATGCCAATGCAATCCCTTCAATACCGGTAGAAAATTCCTCAGCTATTTTATTGTATGGAAGTGATGTAGAAGTTATCGGAATAGACGAAGCTCAATTCTTTGATGACGAACTCCCTGATGTTTGTGTAAAATTAGCCAATAAGGGGATCCGCGTTATTGTCGCTGGATTGGATATGGATTTCACGGGAAAACCTTTTGGACCAATACCTGCATTAATGGCTATCGCAGAAGATGTAACTAAGGTGCAGGCAGTTTGTATGAAATGTGGTGCTCCCGCATTATATAGTTTAAGGTTAAACAGCAACCCAAATAAGGTTTTGCTGGGCGAAAAAGAAAGTTACGAACCTCGCTGCAGGGTTTGTTACAACGAAGACAAAGCATCGTATTAA
- the mrdA gene encoding penicillin-binding protein 2: MNSFFARKYVIQGIFILVSLTLLARLYYIQVVDDRYKLSADNNVLRKLVIYPARGIILDRNQKTLVQNEPIYDLMVIPAQVKAFDTLEFCGLIDITKEQFDKKYKKAVTYSKYRASLFEKQLSAKTYAAFQEKLFEFPGFYVLNRSVRYYPDSTAAQFLGYIGEVNDREIEKSEGFYRQGDYIGKSGIEKSYEDLLRGQRGVRNIMVDVHNREQGAFFEGKYDTLAIAGDKLISSMDKNLQLLGEKLMKNKIGSVVAIEPSSGEILAFVSSPSYDPNMMVGRQRGNNYMKLLKDPSKPMFIRPTQAEYPPGSIFKVINALIGQQFGAITASTSFYCGGGYRYSSRGVMRCTHVHGNTNLIRSIEGSCNTYYGYIYNRMIDKTNTKPYLAYTKWRNAVARFGIGTELGIDLPAERKGLLPTADFYTKRWGSNKWGSSFNISLSIGQGELGITPLQMANTMAIIANRGFYYKPHLIKAVGDKKVIKKEYTEKIPVGVDTQYFEPVVEGMSHVVNSPSGTAYYSKIADIEMCGKTGTVQNPHGADHSVFVAFAPRENPKIAIAVVIENAGYGSTWSAPIASLMVEQYISGNISRPKAYVDRLLNANLLPYQKKPIKPLIKKDSADSQPITASQLSLEKKGNE; encoded by the coding sequence ATGAATAGTTTTTTTGCCAGGAAATATGTTATCCAGGGCATCTTTATATTGGTATCCCTGACTTTACTTGCCCGACTCTATTATATACAGGTTGTTGATGACAGATACAAGCTATCTGCAGATAACAACGTACTTCGAAAATTGGTTATTTATCCGGCTCGGGGAATCATCCTGGACAGGAATCAAAAAACCTTGGTCCAAAACGAACCGATATACGATTTGATGGTTATTCCAGCGCAGGTCAAAGCTTTTGACACCCTGGAATTTTGTGGTCTGATAGATATTACCAAAGAACAATTTGATAAAAAATATAAAAAAGCGGTAACCTATTCAAAATACCGGGCTTCCCTTTTTGAAAAGCAGTTGTCGGCAAAAACTTATGCCGCCTTTCAGGAAAAGCTTTTTGAATTTCCGGGATTTTATGTCTTAAACAGATCCGTAAGATATTATCCGGATTCAACCGCAGCACAATTTTTAGGATACATTGGCGAGGTAAATGATAGGGAAATTGAAAAATCTGAAGGATTTTACAGACAAGGCGACTATATCGGTAAATCAGGCATAGAAAAGTCATATGAAGACTTGCTTCGCGGACAAAGAGGAGTAAGAAATATCATGGTGGACGTTCATAATCGTGAACAGGGCGCATTCTTCGAAGGAAAATACGACACTTTAGCTATAGCGGGGGATAAATTGATATCTTCTATGGATAAGAACCTCCAATTGCTGGGCGAAAAGTTGATGAAAAACAAAATAGGTTCTGTAGTAGCTATAGAACCCTCAAGCGGCGAAATATTGGCATTTGTAAGTAGTCCAAGCTACGACCCCAATATGATGGTTGGGCGGCAAAGGGGAAATAACTATATGAAGCTGCTTAAGGATCCTAGTAAACCTATGTTTATCAGGCCTACACAAGCTGAATATCCTCCGGGTTCCATCTTTAAAGTAATTAATGCTTTAATCGGACAACAATTTGGCGCTATAACCGCCTCTACTTCATTCTACTGCGGTGGTGGTTACCGCTACAGCTCGAGAGGAGTTATGCGGTGTACACACGTACACGGGAATACCAATCTGATCCGTTCTATAGAAGGTTCTTGTAATACTTATTATGGCTATATCTATAACCGTATGATAGATAAGACTAATACCAAACCATATCTAGCCTATACAAAATGGCGAAATGCAGTTGCCCGATTTGGAATTGGTACAGAACTGGGTATAGACTTACCAGCTGAAAGAAAGGGATTATTACCTACTGCCGACTTCTATACCAAAAGGTGGGGCAGTAATAAATGGGGCTCCAGTTTCAATATCTCGCTTTCTATTGGTCAGGGAGAACTTGGAATTACGCCATTACAGATGGCAAATACAATGGCCATAATAGCAAACCGGGGTTTTTACTATAAACCTCACCTGATTAAAGCTGTTGGCGATAAAAAAGTTATTAAAAAAGAATATACCGAAAAAATTCCGGTGGGAGTTGATACTCAATACTTCGAACCAGTGGTTGAAGGGATGAGCCACGTAGTAAATTCGCCTAGCGGAACCGCATATTATTCAAAAATTGCCGATATAGAAATGTGCGGAAAGACAGGAACGGTACAAAATCCTCATGGTGCCGACCACTCTGTATTTGTCGCGTTCGCTCCAAGAGAAAATCCCAAAATTGCAATAGCCGTTGTAATAGAAAACGCAGGTTATGGTTCTACATGGTCTGCTCCTATCGCTAGCTTAATGGTAGAACAATATATTAGTGGAAATATCAGCAGGCCTAAAGCATATGTAGACAGGTTATTAAACGCTAATCTTCTACCTTATCAAAAAAAGCCCATTAAACCTCTCATAAAAAAAGATTCTGCAGATAGCCAACCGATAACTGCATCACAACTTTCATTAGAAAAAAAGGGAAATGAATAA
- the mreC gene encoding rod shape-determining protein MreC, producing MRNLWRFISNYNAFFLFVIFFTTSIILLVRNNDFQRASTLNSSNQIIGNIYNQVSGVTKYLHLDVVNDSLAKENARLRNMLPSSFFSDSLKTQLIKDTVHRVQYEYLEAQVINKTITSRNNYLTINKGSLHGIKKGMGVIGPSGVVGIVWNVSKDFASIQSVLHEDTRISSLIEGTPYFGPLMWNGKDPNVVTLSDIPNQLHIKKGMKVVTSGLGRIFPKGIIVGTVIASGVKGGGNFLDINVKLATDFYSLQHVYVIRNFFAEEQALLEEQNKESINE from the coding sequence ATGCGCAATCTTTGGAGGTTTATTAGTAATTATAACGCCTTCTTTTTATTCGTTATCTTTTTTACTACCTCTATCATTTTATTGGTCCGCAATAACGATTTCCAAAGAGCGAGTACGTTAAATTCTTCCAATCAAATTATTGGCAATATCTACAATCAGGTTAGTGGGGTTACCAAGTATCTGCATTTAGATGTTGTAAACGATAGTCTGGCAAAAGAAAATGCAAGGTTGAGAAATATGCTCCCCTCCTCATTTTTCTCTGACAGCCTAAAAACGCAATTGATAAAAGATACGGTACATCGTGTGCAATACGAGTATCTGGAAGCCCAGGTAATCAATAAAACTATTACTTCCAGGAATAATTACCTTACTATCAACAAAGGTTCTCTACATGGAATTAAAAAAGGTATGGGTGTAATTGGCCCTTCAGGTGTTGTTGGTATCGTATGGAATGTTTCCAAAGATTTCGCTTCAATACAATCGGTTCTCCACGAAGATACAAGAATTAGCTCTTTAATAGAAGGAACTCCCTATTTCGGTCCTTTAATGTGGAACGGAAAAGATCCTAATGTTGTAACCTTATCAGATATTCCTAATCAGCTTCATATCAAAAAAGGTATGAAAGTAGTTACCTCTGGTTTGGGCAGAATTTTCCCTAAAGGGATTATAGTAGGTACTGTGATAGCATCAGGGGTAAAAGGAGGTGGTAATTTCTTAGATATCAACGTTAAATTAGCAACAGATTTTTATTCTCTGCAACACGTATATGTGATAAGGAATTTCTTTGCAGAAGAACAGGCTCTTTTAGAAGAACAAAATAAAGAAAGCATAAATGAATAG
- the rodA gene encoding rod shape-determining protein RodA, which yields MNNYNTHNKGFFFRVDGFTILLFLCLVTIGWFNIYASVYSDEVTSIFDINTNFGKQLIFIIISGLVGLTILLLDSKFFITFSPIFYGATILLLLLVLVIGRNVAGNQAWIPIGSFRLQPSEFAKWSSSLLLARYISTGNYKLTDFKVLIVCAAILGLPMFLIMLQPDTGSAMVFGSLILVLYREGLSPYYLICGVMMIILFVTTLLFGKLYVILGLLAIAGLLIYQFQKSRRKITAVIAGFLLSIVFIFSVDFVYENVLKPHQKGRIDILLGITQDLRGAGYNVNQSKIAIGSGGMEGKGYLQGTQTKFNFVPEQSTDFIFCTVGEEWGFIGSLVVVGLYLTLLLRIIYIAERQRASFSRIYGYCVACIVFCHFFINIAMTIGLMPVIGIPLPFLSYGGSSLLSFTILLFILLKLDSNRMGLNS from the coding sequence ATGAATAATTACAACACACATAATAAAGGTTTCTTTTTTAGAGTAGATGGCTTCACTATTTTGCTTTTCCTGTGTCTGGTAACGATAGGTTGGTTTAACATTTATGCCTCCGTATATTCTGATGAAGTGACTTCAATTTTCGATATCAATACCAACTTTGGAAAACAGCTTATCTTTATTATTATATCTGGTTTGGTCGGATTAACCATATTGCTATTAGACAGTAAATTCTTTATCACGTTTTCGCCTATATTTTACGGCGCCACTATACTGTTACTCCTTTTGGTATTGGTAATAGGCAGAAATGTGGCAGGTAATCAGGCCTGGATCCCTATCGGAAGTTTCCGGCTTCAGCCTTCGGAATTTGCAAAATGGTCTTCCAGTTTGCTTTTGGCAAGATATATCAGTACAGGGAATTATAAACTAACGGATTTTAAGGTATTAATCGTTTGTGCAGCCATTCTTGGTCTTCCGATGTTTTTAATTATGCTTCAGCCAGACACCGGTTCTGCAATGGTATTTGGTTCGCTAATTCTGGTATTATACAGAGAGGGATTATCTCCTTACTACCTGATTTGTGGCGTAATGATGATTATTTTGTTTGTTACCACTCTCTTATTTGGTAAACTTTATGTGATTTTAGGATTACTCGCGATTGCAGGACTGTTAATCTATCAATTTCAAAAGAGCAGAAGAAAAATAACTGCGGTAATTGCTGGATTTTTACTGTCTATCGTTTTCATTTTCAGTGTAGACTTTGTTTACGAAAATGTGTTAAAGCCCCATCAAAAAGGCCGTATTGATATTCTTCTCGGAATTACACAAGATTTGCGGGGTGCTGGTTACAATGTAAACCAGTCAAAAATTGCTATTGGCTCCGGCGGTATGGAAGGTAAAGGATATCTTCAGGGAACACAGACGAAATTCAATTTCGTTCCCGAACAAAGCACCGATTTTATTTTCTGTACCGTAGGTGAGGAATGGGGTTTTATAGGCAGTCTTGTTGTTGTTGGCCTTTATCTCACTTTATTGCTGCGTATTATTTATATCGCAGAAAGACAGAGAGCATCCTTTAGCAGAATATATGGCTATTGTGTGGCCTGTATCGTCTTTTGCCACTTCTTTATTAATATAGCCATGACGATAGGGCTTATGCCTGTAATAGGGATTCCCCTTCCTTTTTTAAGTTACGGAGGTTCATCCCTGTTAAGCTTTACTATTTTATTATTTATTTTATTAAAATTAGATTCGAACAGAATGGGACTTAACTCCTAA
- a CDS encoding rod shape-determining protein: MGLFNWFTKEIAIDLGTANTLIIHNDKVVVDEPSIVAFDRTTNKVIAIGRQAMQMEGKTHENIKTVRPLKDGVIANFNAAEHMIRGMIKMINNGKGWFFPSLRMVICIPSGITEVEKRAVKDSAEIAGAKEVYLIHEPMAAAVGIGIDVEEPMGNMIIDIGGGTTEIAVIALSGIVCDQSIRTAGDNFDSDIVNYIRRQHNIMIGERTAERIKIEVGSALPELQEPPADFAVQGRDLMTGVPKQITVSYTEIAHCLDKSISKIEEAILKALEITPPELSADIYQTGIYLTGGGALLRGLDKRISAKTKLPVHVADDPLRAVVRGTGIALKNTQNFKFLLQ, encoded by the coding sequence ATGGGCTTATTTAATTGGTTTACAAAAGAAATTGCTATTGACCTGGGTACCGCAAATACCCTCATTATACATAACGACAAAGTGGTTGTAGACGAACCATCTATCGTTGCATTTGACAGAACAACAAATAAAGTTATTGCTATTGGCCGACAAGCGATGCAAATGGAGGGTAAAACCCACGAGAACATCAAAACGGTACGTCCTTTAAAAGATGGTGTAATAGCTAACTTTAATGCTGCCGAGCACATGATTCGTGGCATGATAAAAATGATCAATAACGGTAAAGGCTGGTTTTTCCCTTCATTAAGAATGGTAATCTGTATTCCTTCTGGAATTACCGAAGTTGAAAAAAGAGCGGTTAAGGATTCGGCAGAAATAGCGGGTGCTAAAGAAGTTTATCTTATTCACGAACCTATGGCTGCTGCAGTGGGTATTGGTATCGATGTGGAAGAACCGATGGGTAATATGATTATAGATATTGGTGGTGGCACAACAGAAATCGCCGTTATTGCATTATCTGGTATTGTCTGCGATCAGTCGATCAGAACTGCCGGAGATAATTTCGACTCTGATATCGTTAACTATATCCGCCGTCAGCATAACATCATGATTGGGGAAAGAACTGCAGAAAGAATTAAAATAGAAGTAGGTTCTGCCTTACCGGAATTGCAGGAGCCGCCAGCAGATTTTGCTGTTCAGGGCCGTGATTTAATGACTGGAGTTCCTAAACAAATTACAGTATCTTATACCGAAATAGCGCATTGTTTAGATAAGTCTATTTCTAAAATTGAAGAAGCTATTTTAAAGGCATTAGAGATTACTCCACCAGAACTTTCTGCTGATATTTACCAAACTGGTATTTATCTAACCGGAGGTGGTGCATTACTAAGAGGTTTGGATAAACGTATCAGTGCAAAAACTAAATTACCTGTACACGTGGCGGATGATCCGCTAAGAGCAGTTGTAAGAGGTACAGGTATCGCTCTTAAGAACACGCAAAACTTTAAGTTTTTATTACAATAA